One genomic segment of Gossypium arboreum isolate Shixiya-1 chromosome 3, ASM2569848v2, whole genome shotgun sequence includes these proteins:
- the LOC108480948 gene encoding thioredoxin H-type-like: protein MAEEGQLINCQTFASWNEQLHTANASMKLAVVSFTASWCGPCLFITPVVVELAKKLPDVIFLKVDADDLKTVTQDFAVEALPTFIFMKQGKIVDKVVGARKDELQQKITLHMLKA, encoded by the exons ATGGCGGAAGAGGGACAATTAATCAACTGCCAGACTTTTGCTTCATGGAACGAGCAGCTCCATACAGCAAACGCCTCCATGAAACTG GCGGTGGTAAGTTTCACAGCTTCATGGTGCGGGCCATGCCTTTTCATTACACCCGTCGTTGTAGAGCTTGCTAAGAAGCTGCCTGATGTCATATTCTTGAAGGTGGATGCGGATGACTTGAAG ACCGTGACTCAAGATTTTGCCGTGGAGGCATTGCCTACTTTTATCTTTATGAAACAAGGCAAAATAGTTGACAAAGTTGTGGGGGCAAGGAAAGATGAGTTGCAGCAGAAAATAACCTTACATATGTTGAAAGCATGA
- the LOC108482266 gene encoding dehydration-responsive element-binding protein 2D-like isoform X2, with protein sequence MSTSMTGGGFGERKQARKPAQASSRKGCMRGKGGPENALCTYKGVRQRTWGKWVAEIREPNRGARLWLGTFDTSHEAAMAYDAAARKLYGSDAKLNLPELCANNPQSQPSSAANPQMAPMVNYQPQNVSNSVTPSFPIENIDLQGNVDAKFGQITEDGIEGFWENMNANLPLLDDSIWAETAMSLEFPMMGDPGSFASNLMEATGWDALQSPWCM encoded by the exons ATGTCAACATCAATGACGGGTGGTGGCTTTGGAGAAAGAAAACAAGCGAGGAAGCCAGCACAAGCAAGCTCGAGAAAAGGGTGCATGAGAGGAAAAGGTGGTCCAGAAAACGCTCTCTGCACTTACAAAGGTGTGAGGCAGAGAACTTGGGGTAAATGGGTTGCTGAAATTCGTGAACCGAATCGTGGTGCTCGTCTTTGGCTTGGAACTTTCGACACTTCTCATGAAGCAGCAATGGCTTACGATGCTGCCGCACGCAAACTCTATGGCTCGGATGCCAAGCTCAATTTGCCTGAATTATGTGCCAACAACCCTCAGTCTCAACCTTCTTCAGCAGCTAATCCTCAGATGGCTCCGATGGTGAATTACCAACCCCAAAACGTGAGCAATTCAG TAACGCCTTCTTTCCCCATCGAGAACATTGATCTTCAAGGGAACGTGGACGCAAAGTTTGGACAGATTACAGAAGATGGAATTGAGGGGTTCTGGGAAAATATGAACGCCAACTTGCCTCTTTTAGACGACTCCATTTGGGCTGAAACTGCTATGTCTTTGGAATTTCCAATGATGGGTGATCCAGGCAGTTTCGCTAGCAACCTTATGGAAGCAACTGGTTGGGACGCTTTGCAATCCCCATGGTGCATGTAA
- the LOC108482266 gene encoding dehydration-responsive element-binding protein 2D-like isoform X1: protein MSTSMTGGGFGERKQARKPAQASSRKGCMRGKGGPENALCTYKGVRQRTWGKWVAEIREPNRGARLWLGTFDTSHEAAMAYDAAARKLYGSDAKLNLPELCANNPQSQPSSAANPQMAPMVNYQPQNVSNSVYNNDSSVTPSFPIENIDLQGNVDAKFGQITEDGIEGFWENMNANLPLLDDSIWAETAMSLEFPMMGDPGSFASNLMEATGWDALQSPWCM, encoded by the exons ATGTCAACATCAATGACGGGTGGTGGCTTTGGAGAAAGAAAACAAGCGAGGAAGCCAGCACAAGCAAGCTCGAGAAAAGGGTGCATGAGAGGAAAAGGTGGTCCAGAAAACGCTCTCTGCACTTACAAAGGTGTGAGGCAGAGAACTTGGGGTAAATGGGTTGCTGAAATTCGTGAACCGAATCGTGGTGCTCGTCTTTGGCTTGGAACTTTCGACACTTCTCATGAAGCAGCAATGGCTTACGATGCTGCCGCACGCAAACTCTATGGCTCGGATGCCAAGCTCAATTTGCCTGAATTATGTGCCAACAACCCTCAGTCTCAACCTTCTTCAGCAGCTAATCCTCAGATGGCTCCGATGGTGAATTACCAACCCCAAAACGTGAGCAATTCAG TGTACAACAATGACTCCTCAGTAACGCCTTCTTTCCCCATCGAGAACATTGATCTTCAAGGGAACGTGGACGCAAAGTTTGGACAGATTACAGAAGATGGAATTGAGGGGTTCTGGGAAAATATGAACGCCAACTTGCCTCTTTTAGACGACTCCATTTGGGCTGAAACTGCTATGTCTTTGGAATTTCCAATGATGGGTGATCCAGGCAGTTTCGCTAGCAACCTTATGGAAGCAACTGGTTGGGACGCTTTGCAATCCCCATGGTGCATGTAA